In the Juglans microcarpa x Juglans regia isolate MS1-56 chromosome 6D, Jm3101_v1.0, whole genome shotgun sequence genome, one interval contains:
- the LOC121234510 gene encoding HVA22-like protein d has protein sequence MIRVTLGRSQSAGRSSASELGPKLPHMALTQYDTRWLESTTRSLRSARGCDAPLRMAPKMDGCKIGGPVLMLLYPLYASVMTIDCTSKLDAKQWLPYWILYSFLTLMEMLLQPILEWIPIWYDVKLLFVAWLVLPQFQGAALLYERYVRELMKKYRGWRLSDHRHHKSPNTINNIRANTKDVLGVHHPQERGTEGILNRELDFGRQHYFPAR, from the exons ATGATACGCGTCACTTTGGGGAGGAGCCAATCGGCCGGTCGAAGCAGTGCCAGTGAACTGGGCCCTAAGCTGCCACACATGGCACTGACGCAGTATGATACGCGGTGGCTCGAGAGTACCACGCGTTCTCTGAGATCCGCGCGTGGGTGCGACGCGCCGCTCCGAATGGCACCCAAAATGGACGGCTGCAAGATCGGCGG GCCGGTGTTAATGTTGTTGTACCCCTT ATATGCATCGGTGATGACCATAGATTGCACATCGAAACTGGATGCCAAACAGTGGCTTCCTTACTGGATCTTATACTCATTTCTCACTCTCATGGAGATGCTTCTCCAACCCATTCTGGAGTG GATACCAATTTGGTACGATGTGAAGCTACTGTTTGTGGCGTGGCTAGTTCTACCGCAGTTCCAAGGGGCAGCCTTATTATATGAGAGATACGTGAGAGAGCTAATGAAGAAATATAGAGGCTGGCGGCTGAGCGATCATCGTCACCACAAGTCTCCCAATACCATTAACAACATAAGGGCAAACACAAAAGACGTTCTTGGAGTTCATCACCCCCAAGAAA GGGGAACAGAAGGCATACTGAATAGAGAATTAGATTTTGGGAGACAGCATTATTTTCCCGCGCGCTAG